From the genome of Phycicoccus duodecadis:
CGCCCTTGGTCGTCTCGGTGGCGGGGTACATCACCTTCTCGAGACTGGTGAGCCGTAGCCGGCGGCCCCCCACCTCGACCCGGGTCACCGAGGGCTCAGCCGCCATCCTCGACCTCCTGCAGCTCCGCGGGCGTCAGGTCGTGCCGGACGCCGAGGTAGGTCGGCTGGCGCAGGCGGTGGTCGGCGGTGAGCATGAGGGTGCGGACCTCCACGACCAGGGCCGGGCGCACCCACGTGGCCCCGGACGCGTCGATGCGGGGCACCTCGTCGGCGAAGGGCGGGGTGTCGGACTCGAGGGGCCGCAGGCGGCGCAGCAGGGCCTCGCCCGCCGCCCCGGCCAGCCCCGAGCCGACGCGGCCCGCGTAGCGCCAGCCGCCCTCGCCGTCGGGCAACCCCACGAGCACCGCCCCCAGCCGGTCGGCCGACGAGGCGCCGGAGCCCGCCTCGGGACGCCAGCCGCCGACCAGCACCGAGTAGGTGCGCCGGTGGGCGACCTTGCGCCAGTCCGGGGAGCGCCGGCCGGTGAGGTAGCGGGCGCTGCGGCGCTTGCTGACCACCCCCTCCAGGCCCTGCTCGTCGGTGACGCGCAGCAGCACGTCGCCGTCGTCGTGGACCTCGGGCACCTGCCACGACCGGCCGGTGAGGTCGAGCTCCTCGAGGAGGCGGCGCCGGGTGGTCCAGGGCTGCCCGGTGAGGTCCTGCTCGAAGAGGCGCAGCAGGTCGAAGACGATGAGGGTCACCGGCCGGGTCGCGGCCAGCGTCTCGGCCTTGCGCCGCTGGGTGACGTGCATCCGCTCGGTCAGGGCGTGGAAGCTCGGGCGCCCCTCGTCCATGGCCACCACCTCGCCGTCGAGCAGCAGGTCGTCGTAGGTGCCGGCCAGGCCGTCGAGCTCGGGGAAGGCCGCAGTCACGTCGCGCTCGGTCCGCGACGTGACGACCACCCGGCCGCCGCGGACGTCGACGAGCACCCGCATCCCGTCCCACTTGACCTCGTGCACCCACTCCGGCCCGCGCGGCGGCGCGTCGGCGGCGGTCGCGAGCATCGGGCGCATGGGCCCATCCTGCCGTGCGGCGCGTGGCCCGGGCCCGGACGCGGCGCGCACTGGGCTACCGTCCGCGGATGGAGCCGCCCCGCCCGGGTGCCGTGGCGCGTCCCGTCGTCCTGGTCGAGGGCGAGAGCGACGCGGTGGTGGTGCGCGCCCTGCTGCGCGACCGGGCCCCCGGGGTGGGCGTCACCCCGATGGGCGGCGTCACCAACCTGCTGCGCTTCCTCGACCGGCTCGGCGGGCCCGGGCCACACGTCCTGGCCCTGGTCGACCAGGGCGAGACCCGCTTCGCGACCGGGGCGCTGCGCCGGCACGGGGTCCGGGCCGAGAGCGTCGAGGAGCTGGCGTGGCACGGCGTCTTCGTCTGCGAGCGCGACCTCGAGGAGGTCCTCATCCGCGGGCTGGGACCCGGGACCGTCGTCGACACCCTGGCCGGGATGGGCGAGGGGGCGGCGTTCGAGACCTTCACCCGGATGCCGCAGTGGCGGGGCCGCCCCGTGGCCGACCAGCTGCACCGCTTCGCCGGCTCCGGGTCGGGACGCAAGGCCCGGCTGGCCGCCCGGCTGGTGGAGCGCCTCGACCCCGGCGCCCTCCCCGCCCCGCTCGACGCCCTGGTGGCGGCCGCGGCCGCCGTACCCCTGCCCTGACCGACGGAAAACCGGTGGCGGGGCGCCCCGCCGGGGCGGTATCCTTCTCGACGGACAACGGTCGGGAAGCAGCCCACCCCGGGGTACCGGGACGGTCCTGCGCGTCGCCCGTCCGTGGTGGATCCTCAGCCCTCCACCGGCGGGCACCTGGTGTCCGGGGTTCGACTCCCCAGGCGCCACCGGTCGGACCTCGGACGCCTGCGGCCCTGCGGTCCGGTGCTGCCCGTCCGGAGCGCCGGCACCCCGCCGTCGGCAGCCGCCGCCCGGTGGCGTCACCCCGGTCCGTCCCGTCCTGTTCGTTCCCTCCGTCCGTCCCACCCGTTCCGTCCCACCCGTTCCGTCCCACCCGGCCCCCGAGGAGGTGCCCGATGTCCCTGTTCCACCTGACCGTCCCCACCCACCAGTCCGTGGTCGAGTACCGCCACGGCGCGCTGCTCCGGGTGCTGGGCCCGGGCCGCCACCGCCGGCGCCGCGGAGTGCTGCGGCACGCGGTCGACCGCCGCGAGTCGCTGCTGGCACTCGCGCCGCAGGAGGTCCTGACCGCCGACGGCGTGAGCGTGCGGGTCTCCGCCACCCTGCGGTGGGCCGTCGTGGACCCCGTGGCGTGGCTGGAGCGGTCGTCCGACCCGGGCGGCACCGTCTACCTGGCCGCCCAGGTGGCCCTGCGCGAGGCGCTGGCCGGGCTGGGGGCCGAGGAGCTCGGCCGCCGGGGCGCGGCGCTGCCTCTGGGGTCGCTCACGGCGGCGGTCGACGCCGTGGCGCGCGAGGTCGGGATCGAGGTCCGGGAGGTCGTCGTCAAGGACGTCGTCCTGCCCGGCGAGCTGCGGTCCGCGGCCCTGGAGCTGGTGGCGGCGCGCTCGCGCGGCGCGGCCCAGCTCGAGGCCGCGCGGGCCGAGAGCGCGGCGCTGCGTTCGCTCGCGAACGGCGCACGACTCCTCGAGAGCCACCCCGCGCTGGCCCGCATCCGGCTGGTCCAGTCCGCCCCGCCGGGGTCGACGGTCGTGCTCCGCCTCGACGGCCCCGACGACGTCGGGACCGTCGCTGCGGGCGAGGGCTGACCGGAGGCCGCCGCACCCACCCGGGTGCGGCGGCCCCTCCCCCGGGACGCCGTCCGGGCCTAGGCTGACCAGGGACGACGACGAGCAGGACCGGAAGGTGGCGCTGGGCATGCGAGCGATCTGGAAGGGCGCGGTCTCCTTCGGCCTCGTCAACGTGCCGGTGCGCCTGTACTCGGCCACCGAGAACCACGACGTGCAGTTCCGCCAGGTGCACCGCGAGGACGGCGGCCGCATCCGCTACAAGCGCATGTGCTCGATCGACGGCGAGGAGGTCAGCTATGACGACATCGCCAAGGGGTACGAGACCGAGGACGGCGACATGGTCGTCCTCACCGACGATGACTTCGCCGACCTCCCCTCGAGGACCTCCAAGGAGATCGGGGTCACCAAGTTCGTCCCCGCCGACCAGATCGACCCGATGTGGCTCGACAAGTCCTACTTCCTCGAGCCCGACAAGTCCGCCACCAAGCCCTACGTCCTGCTGCGCGACGCCCTCGAGAGCGAGAAGCGCGTCGCCATCGTCACGGTCTCCATCCGCACCCGGATGACGATGGCCGTGCTCCGGGTGCGCGACGGGGTCATCGTCATGCAGACCATGCTCTGGCCCGACGAGGTGCGGGCCGCCGAGTTCGCGCACGTCCAGGAGGAGACCCACGCCTCGAAGCAGGAGATGGACATGGCGCGCATGCTCATCGACCAGCTCGCGGGCGACTACGACCCGGGCGAGTACGAGGACGACTACGCGCTCGCCGTCAAGGAGCTCGTGCGGGCCAAGGTCGAGGGCGGCGAGGTGCGCGTCGCGGCGGTCGAGGAGGAGGAGTCCGGCGAGGTCGTCGACCTGCTCGCAGCCCTGTCGCGCTCGGTCGAGAAGGCCAAGGCCGCCCGCGGCGAGGCACCCGCCCCGGCGAAGAGCGCCACGGCGTCGAAGACCGCCACCACGACGTCGGCCGCCAAGAAGGCCCCTGCCCAGAAGGCCGCCGCCAAGAAGTCGGCGACCAAGCGGACCGCCGCCAAGAAGGCCGAGAAGAAGGCCAGCTGAGTCGGGCGGCATCGAGGACCGCCCCCGCCCCGGGCGCGTCCCGCGAGAAACCCGTGCCGCCGGGGCGCGCGAGACCTACCATCGTGGCCGGAGCCATCGGCCGGGGTGGGGCCGAGCACGCGCGCGGAGGGATGACCATGACGACGCTGCGCCGTGCGCTGGGGGCGCTGGCCGCCGCCGGCGTGGTGGCGGCGACCCTCGTCGTCGGCGCGCCCGTCGCCCGGGCCGAGCAGGGCCTGACCGTCGCGGCCACCAGCCGCTATGTCTACGACGCGGAGGCCCAGGTCGTGCGGGCCACCATGACCCTCGACCTGAGCAACGTCAGCCCCGACCGCCAGAGCGGCGGCGGTGTCTACACCTACTTCTTCCAGGGCTACTCGGTCCCCATCCCCCAGAGCTCGGCCCGGGTGCGGGCCCAGAGCGACGGCTCCCGGCTCGACGTGCGCGTCGGCGGCACCGACGACCCGAGCATCGCACTGGCCCGCATCACCTTCCCGGACCTGCGCTACCGCCAGAGCCGGCGCATCGTGCTGACGTACGAGATCCGCGGCCGCGCGCCCCGCTCCACCGACAGCACCCGCGTCGGGCCCGGCTACGCCACGTTCGTGGCCTACGGCCCGGGCGACGAGGGCAGCAACCGGGTCGAGGTGGTCGCGCCGTCGGCCATGTCGTTCACCAGCACGGTCGACGGCTTCGAGGACGAGACCAGCGGCGGCGTCTCCACGTACACCGCCACCCGGAACACCTTCGACGGTGGCCTGTGGTCGGTCGTCTCGCTGCGCGACCCCGACCAGGTGCGCGAGAGCACGGTGCGCGTCGAGGACCTGTCGTTCACCCTGTCGGCCTTCCCCGACGACGACCTGTGGTCCTCCTTCGTGTCCACCACCGTCCGCACGGGCCTGCCCACCCTCGAGACCCTGGTGGGCAACCCGTGGCCCGGCGGCCTCGAGCAGATCCGCGAGGACGCCTCGCCGTCGCTGCGCGGGTACGACGGCTGGTTCGACCCCCAGGGCGACGAGATCGTCGTCGGCGAGCAGCTGGACGACGACCTCATCTACCACGAGCTCTCGCACGCCTGGGTGTCCGGCGACCGCTTCGACCAGCGCTGGCTCTACGAGGGCCTGGCCCAGGTCATCGCCGAGCGGACCGTGCAGCGCACCGGCGGCCGTCCCACGAAGCACCCCGTGGTCTCGCGCCGGGGCACCGGGGCCGTCGCGCTCAACGACTGGGACGGGGATGCCGGGAGCCGCTCGACCGACCTCGAGACCTACGCCTACCCGGCCTCCTACGCTGCCATGAAGGCCCTGCTCGGGTCGCTCGACGACCAGCGCTTCGCCGCGGTGGTCGGCGCGGGCATCCGGGGTGAGCGCGCGTACGACCCGCCGGGCACCGTCACCCCCAGCGCCGGGCGCACCTCCTGGTCGGACTGGCTCGACCTGGTCGAGACCCGCGGCGGCGTCACGACCGCACCGAAGGTCTTCACCACCTGGGTCCTGGACGGCAAGCAGGTGGCCCTGCTCGCGCCGCGCGCCCGCGAGCGCGCCGCCTACTCCGCGCTCGACGAGGCCGACGGCGCGTGGCTGCCACCCGAGGGGCTGCGCGACGCCCTCAGCTCCTGGGACTTCGACCGCAGCCGGGCGGTGCGGGGCGAGATCGCGCCCCTGGGGGCGGGCGCCGCGGCCGTCCAGGACGCCGCGCAGCGCACCGGGCTGCCGGTACCGGCGGCGGTGCGGCAGGCCTACGAGCGCGCGAGCGTCGACGACGACTACCGGGCGCTGGGGACCTCCCTGCCCGCTGCGGCTGCTGCCATCACCGCCGTCGCCCGGGCCCGCACCCGGGCCGCCGCCCTCGACGACCCGTTCAGCGAGCTCGGTGCCCGCCTCCTGGAGGTGCCCGAGCGCACCGCGCACGCGACCGCGCTGCTCGCCGACGGCCGCGTGGCCCCGGCCGTCGCGGCCGCGGCCGACGTGTCGCACCGGGCCGGCTGGGCGCCGGCCCTGGGCGCCGCGCTGCCGGCGGCGGCCCTGCTGCTGGTGGCCGCCCTCGGCAGCGCGGTGGTGCTGGCCGTGCGCCGCTCGCGCCGCCGGGCTCAGAGCACCCGCAGCATCCGGACGTTGCCGAGGGTGTTGGGCTTGACCCGCTCGAGGTCGAGGAACTCGGCTACGCCCTCGTCGTAGGAGCGCAGCAGCTCGGCGTAGACCTCGGGCTCGACCGCCTGGCCCTCGATGGCCGTGAAGCCGTGCCGCCCGAAGAACTCGGTCTCGAAGGTCAGGCAGAACAGGCGCGACAGGCCCAGCTCACGGGCCCGCTCGACGAGCCGCACGAGGATGGCCGACCCCACCCCGCGGCCCACGACGCCCGCCTCGACCGCGAGGGTGCGGACCTCCCCCAGGTCCTCCCACAGCACGTGTACCGCCCCGCAGCCCACGACCCGCCCGTCGACCTCGGCGACCACGAAGTCGACCACCGACTCGTAGTACGCCACCGCCTCCTTCTGCAGCAGCACCCTGGCCTCCGCCAGCGGGGCCACCAGCGCGCGGATGGCCCGGACGTCGGCGGTGCGGGCCGGTCGGACGAGCACCCCCGGGGGCGGAGGTGGGGCGGCGGCGTCCGAGGTCACGATCGGCACTGTAGTGCGGCCGGCGCGTCGCCGGCCCCGGGGGGTTCGGCGCCGCGGCGGCCGGGGGCAAGGGCGCGGCCCGCCACCGCAGGGGTGGTGGCGGGCCGCTGCAAGAGGCCCCGGAGGCCCTTGCTCTTCAAATGATGGGCCAGAGACGTGCATTTGTGGGTAAAGAAACCGTCAAGGTTTCCTCGTCGTATCGTTCTGGCCGATCGTTGACCATTCATTGTCCCGTCTTCCTGGGGCCGGTGGACGCCGCTGGTCCGCACATCGGGGCCGCCGGCGGGCGCCCGAGAATGCATCCGGAGAATTCGCGGAGGGTGGGCGACATTCCCCGGAGGCATTTGCGTGCACCGGCCCGCGCGGGGCCCGGCGTGGGCGGCCCCAGCACGGCCCGAGGCCCCCGACCGGGTGGTCGGGGGCCTCGGGTGACGGGCGGGCCTGCCTCAGGCCTCGGAGACCTCGGCCGCCACGATCGGGAGCTCGATGCCCCGACTGTGCGGCGTGCCCTGGAAGGTGAAGGTGGCGTCCTTCTCCTCGCCGGTGGCGTCGACCGCGACGATCTCGCCGGCCTTCAGCTCGCCGAACAGGATCTTCTCGGACAGCACGTCCTCGATCTCGCGCTGGATGGTGCGCCGCAGCGGGCGCGCACCGAGCACGGGGTCGTAGCCCTTGGTCGCCAGCAGGTTCTTGGCCGCGGGCGTGAGCTCCATGCCCATGTCCTTGTCCTTGAGCCGCTTGTCGAGCTTGGCGATCTCGAGGTCGACGATCTGGACGATCTCGGACTGGCTCAGCTGCGGGAAGACGATGGTGTCGTCGACGCGGTTGAGGAACTCCGGGCGGAAGTGCTGCTTCAGCTCGTCGGTGACCTTGGCCTTCATCCGGTCGTAGTCGGACCGGGTGTCGGGGCCGGCCGAGAAGCCGAGGGTGCCCTTGGAGATGTCGCGGGTGCCTAGGTTGGTCGTCATGATGATGACGGTGTTCTTGAAGTCGACCATCCGGCCCTGGCTGTCGGTGAGACGGCCGTCCTCGAGCACCTGCAGCAGGCTGTTGAAGATCTCGGGGTGGGCCTTCTCGACCTCGTCGAACAGCACGACCGAGAACGGCTTGCGCCGGACCTTCTCGGTGAGCTGGCCGCCCTCCTCGTAGCCGACGTAGCCGGGAGGCGAGCCGAAGAGGCGCGAGACGGTGTGCTTCTCGCTGTACTCCGACATGTCGAGCTGGATGAGGCTGTCCTCGTCGCCGAAGAGGAACTCGGCCAGCGTCTTGGCCAGCTCGGTCTTCCCGACGCCGGTGGGGCCGGCGAAGATGAACGAGCCACCGGGGCGGCGCGGGTCCTTCAGGCCGGCCCGCGTGCGGCGGATGGCCTGCGAGAGCGACTTGATGGCCTCGTCCATGCCGACGACGCGCTTGTGCAGCTCGTCCTCCATGTGGAGCAGGCGGCTGGACTCCTCCTCGGTCAGCTTGAAGACCGGGATGCCCGTCGACGCGGCGAGGACCTCGGCGATGAGCTCCTCGTCGACCTCGGCGATGACGTCCATGTCGCCGGACTTCCACTCGGCCTCGCGCTTGGCCTTCTCGTTGCGCAGGTTCTTCTCGTCGTCACGCAGCCGCGCGGCCTTCTCGAAGTCCTGGCCGTCGATGGCCGACTCCTTCTCGCGCACGACCGCCGCGATCTTCTCGTCGAACTCGCGCAGGTCCGGCGGTGCGGTCATCCGGCGGATGCGCAGTCGCGCGCCCGCCTCGTCGATGAGGTCGATCGCCTTGTCGGGCAGGAAGCGGTCGTTGACGTACCGGTCGGCCATGTTGGCCGCCGCCACCAGGGCGGCGTCGGTGATGGACACCCGGTGGTGGGCCTCGTAGCGGTCGCGCAGCCCCTTGAGGATCTCGATCGCGTGGGCCAGCGTGGGCTCGGCGACCTGGATCGGCTGGAAGCGGCGCTCGAGGGCGGCGTCCTTCTCGATGTGCTTGCGGTACTCGTCGAGGGTGGTGGCCCCGATGACCTGGAGCTCACCGCGCGCGAGCATCGGCTTGAGGATGGACGCGGCGTCGATCGCGCCCTCGGCCGCGCCGGCCCCGACGAGGGTGTGGATCTCGTCGATGAACAGCACGATGTCGCCGCGGGTACGGATCTCCTTGAGGACCTTCTTCAGCCGCTCCTCGAAGTCACCGCGGTAGCGGCTGCCGGCCACCAGAGCGCCGAGGTCGAGGGTGTAGAGCTGCTTGTCCTTGAGGGTCTCGGGCACCTCGCCCTTGACGATGTCCTGGGCCAGGCCCTCGACGACGGCGGTCTTGCCGACGCCGGGCTCGCCGATGAGGACGGGGTTGTTCTTGGTGCGGCGGGACAGCACCTGCATGACCCGCTCGATCTCCTTCTCGCGCCCGATCACCGGGTCGAGCTTGCCCTCGCGCGCGGCCTGGGTGAGGTTGCGCCCGAACTGGTCGAGGACCAGCGAGCCCGCGGGGGTGCCCTCGGCGGGGCCGCCCTGGGTGGCGCCGGGGCCGGAGGAGGCACCCTCCTTGCCGCCCTGGTAGCCCGAGATGAGCTGGATGACCTGCTGGCGCACGCGGGAGAGGTCGGCGCCCAGCTTGACGAGGACCTGCGCGGCCACGCCCTCGCCCTCACGGATCAGGCCGAGGAGGATGTGCTCGGTGCCGATGTAGTTGTGGCCGAGCTGCAGCGCCTCGCGCAGGCTCAGCTCGAGGACCTTCTTGGCCCGCGGCGTGAACGGGATGTGACCGGTCGGGGCCTGCTGGCCCTGGCCGATGATCTCCTGCACCTGCTCGCGGACGGCCTCGAGGCTGATCCCGAGGCTCTCGAGCGCCTTGCTCGCGACGCCCTCACCCTCGTGGATGAGGCCGAGGAGGATGTGCTCGGTGCCGATGTAGTTGTGGTTGAGGCCTCGTGCCTCCTCCTGGGCGAGCACGACGACGCGGCGGGCGCGGTCGGTGAACCGTTCGAACATGGTGCTACTCCTGACGTCGAGTCCCCTCGATGCTAGTCGCGCCACCTGACCGAGTCCCCCCGGTTGTCGAAGGGGTGGTGGTGGCGTCCTACAGGGGGCACAACGCACACCCGGTCCCGGGGTGTTCCGCCGGGCCTGCGCGTTCGCCCTGGGCGTACAGCCGGAGGCCGGTCAGCGGCGTCGCTGGCAGCCACCGCACCAGAACAGGTTCCGCCCCGCCACGACCCGGGTGCGGATGCGCGCGCCGCAGCGGGGGCACGGCTGCCCGTCGCGCTTGTAGACCGAGGACGTCCGCTCCTCCAGGTGGGGCACCTCGCCCCGGCCGAGGGCGGCCTCGACCTCGAGCACCTGGTCCTCGACGGTGACGATGCGCCCGGTGGCCACCCCGAGGGGCAGCAGGCGCACGAGGTCGTCCCAGACCAGCGACCACGAGGCGCGGCGGAAGCGCCGGCCCTCGGTGGCGGGCGACAGCCGCTGCCGGAACAGCACCTCCGAGCGGTACACGTTGCCCACCCCGGCCAGCACCGACTGGTCCATCAGCAACTCACCGATGCTGCGCCCGGAGCGCGAGATGCGCCGCCACGCGACCTCGGGGTCGCTGTCGGGGCGCAGCGGGTCCGGCCCCAGGCGGCCCAGCACGGCCGCCACCTCCTCGGGGGTCACGACGGCGCACACCGTCGGGCCGCGCAGGTCGGCCACGTGCTGGTCGGTGGCCAGCCGCATCCGCACCTGGCCGACGACGGGCGCCTCGGCGGTCCAGGCGCCGTGGTCGACGGTGAAGGTGCCGATCAGCCCGAGGTGCACGTGCACCCAGGCGTCGCCCTCGAGCTCGAGGAAGAGGTGCTTGCCCCGCGAGGTCACGCCGAGGACCCGGCGGCCGCTGACCAGGGCGGCACCCTCGGCGAAGCGGCCCTGCGGGCTCGTGACGACCGGTGAGGTCCCCGCGAAGGCCGCGTGCAGGTCGCGCGCCAGGGCGTAGAGCGTGTCCCTCGGGCATGCCGGCATTCTGCGGCACCACGGGCCCGCGCGGGCCGGAGACCCCTACCCGTCGGGGGCTGAGAGACCCCTGAGCGGCACCGGCGAGCCGCCCGTCGCCGCCCCGCCACCGGACCCCTCCCGCGGCTAGCGTGCCGCCGTCACGTTCCGCTGCGAGGAGAACCCCATGACCGTCCGCACCCTGTCCCTCGGCCGCCGCGCCACCGTCGCCACCGCTGTGGTCTGCTCCGCCCTCGTCGGCGGCGGTGTCGCCTACGCGGCCACCGCCCAGCCCGCCATCCGGACCACCACGCCGCGGCACGCCGACCAGGTCACCAACATCGACGTGCTGCGTCAGCAGATCCGCAACTACTACGGAGACCCGCTGGGCACCGGCACCTTCGCCCCCGACGGCAACTACGCGCTCGAGGCGGAGTCGGTGGCCCGCGCGGGCCAGCGCTGGCTCGACGCCCGCCGCCACGCCGGGACGCGCGGCTCGGGCGCCACGAAGGCGATCGTCCTCGACGTCGACGACACCAGCCTCACCACCTGGAACTACGAGGTCGCGAGCAACTGGGCCTACAACCCGGCCACGAACGGGCAGTTCGTCACCGAGCAGCGCTTCCCGGCCACCCCGGGGATGGTCGCGATGGCCACCCACGCCGCCCAGGAGGGCTACGCGGTGTTCTTCCTGACCGGCCGCCCGACCTCGCAGGAGGCCGCGACCCTGGGCAACCTCACCGCCGACGGCGTCGGCGTCGACGCCGGCTTCCCGGCCCCGACCACGCTCCCGGACGGCGAGGACGGCCTGTTCACCAAGCCCGACGTCGCGGCCTACCCCGACTACCTGAAGCAGGCCTGCGCCACCGACCCGGGCGGCAAGTGCACCACCATCCACTACAAGGCCGCCACCCGCGCGCACATCGAGTCGCTGGGCTACGACATCGTGGCGAACTTCGGCGACCAGTACAGCGACCTGGTGGGTGGGTACGCCGACCGCACGTTCAAGGTGCCGAACCCCAACTACTACCTGCCGTGACCCACGCCGCCTGATCGCGGGCTCAGGCGGGGAGCCGGAAGCGGCCGCCCCGCACCGGCTCGACCAGGCCGTCCTCGACCAGCCCCGCGAGGCACCGGTCCGCCTGCTCCCGGTGGCGGGCCGGGTCGAGGCCGGCGGCCTCGAGCGCGCGGCCCACGAGGTCGTCGCGCGGTACCGACCGGCTCGTCTCCCGGAGCACCTGGACGAGTGCTCCCCGGACCTGCCGGTCGGTGCCGTGCCACGCCTGCCCCCGGCGCGGCGGCCCGTCGTCGGGCGGGCTGCCCGCGGCCACCCAGGCACAGACGTCCAGCAGGGGGCACTCCGGGCAGCGCGGCCCACGGGCGCGGCAGACCACCGCCCCGAGCTCCATGACGGCGACGTTCCACCGCACCGAGGTCGCCACGTCGGCCGGCACGGTCGCGGTGGCCAGGCGGGTGTCGGCGGCGGTGAGGGCGGGCGCGGCGTGGGCCCGTCCCTGCACGGCTCGGGCCAGCACCCGTCGCACGTTGGTGTCGACCACCACCGTCCGCCGCCCGTGCGCGAACGCGGCGACGGCGGCCGCGGTGTACGAGCCGACCCCGGGCAGCCCGCGCAGCGCCTCCTCGGTGTCGGGCACCCGGCCGTCGTGCTCGCGGACGACGGCCACGGCCGCCTCGCGCAGCCGCAGCGCCCGCCGCGGGTAGCCGAGCCGGCCCCAGGCCCGCACCACCTCGCCCGGGGTCTCGGCGGCCAGCGCGGCCGGGGTCGGCCAGCGCTCCATCCAGGCCCGCCACACCGGTTCGACCCGTACCACCGGGGTCTGCTGCAGCATGATCTCGCTGACCAGGACTCCCCAGGCGTCCGTGCGGCCGTCGCGCCACGG
Proteins encoded in this window:
- a CDS encoding Ku protein produces the protein MRAIWKGAVSFGLVNVPVRLYSATENHDVQFRQVHREDGGRIRYKRMCSIDGEEVSYDDIAKGYETEDGDMVVLTDDDFADLPSRTSKEIGVTKFVPADQIDPMWLDKSYFLEPDKSATKPYVLLRDALESEKRVAIVTVSIRTRMTMAVLRVRDGVIVMQTMLWPDEVRAAEFAHVQEETHASKQEMDMARMLIDQLAGDYDPGEYEDDYALAVKELVRAKVEGGEVRVAAVEEEESGEVVDLLAALSRSVEKAKAARGEAPAPAKSATASKTATTTSAAKKAPAQKAAAKKSATKRTAAKKAEKKAS
- a CDS encoding HAD family acid phosphatase, whose protein sequence is MTVRTLSLGRRATVATAVVCSALVGGGVAYAATAQPAIRTTTPRHADQVTNIDVLRQQIRNYYGDPLGTGTFAPDGNYALEAESVARAGQRWLDARRHAGTRGSGATKAIVLDVDDTSLTTWNYEVASNWAYNPATNGQFVTEQRFPATPGMVAMATHAAQEGYAVFFLTGRPTSQEAATLGNLTADGVGVDAGFPAPTTLPDGEDGLFTKPDVAAYPDYLKQACATDPGGKCTTIHYKAATRAHIESLGYDIVANFGDQYSDLVGGYADRTFKVPNPNYYLP
- a CDS encoding Fpg/Nei family DNA glycosylase, translating into MPACPRDTLYALARDLHAAFAGTSPVVTSPQGRFAEGAALVSGRRVLGVTSRGKHLFLELEGDAWVHVHLGLIGTFTVDHGAWTAEAPVVGQVRMRLATDQHVADLRGPTVCAVVTPEEVAAVLGRLGPDPLRPDSDPEVAWRRISRSGRSIGELLMDQSVLAGVGNVYRSEVLFRQRLSPATEGRRFRRASWSLVWDDLVRLLPLGVATGRIVTVEDQVLEVEAALGRGEVPHLEERTSSVYKRDGQPCPRCGARIRTRVVAGRNLFWCGGCQRRR
- a CDS encoding amino-acid N-acetyltransferase, which gives rise to MVTSDAAAPPPPPGVLVRPARTADVRAIRALVAPLAEARVLLQKEAVAYYESVVDFVVAEVDGRVVGCGAVHVLWEDLGEVRTLAVEAGVVGRGVGSAILVRLVERARELGLSRLFCLTFETEFFGRHGFTAIEGQAVEPEVYAELLRSYDEGVAEFLDLERVKPNTLGNVRMLRVL
- a CDS encoding SPFH domain-containing protein; amino-acid sequence: MSLFHLTVPTHQSVVEYRHGALLRVLGPGRHRRRRGVLRHAVDRRESLLALAPQEVLTADGVSVRVSATLRWAVVDPVAWLERSSDPGGTVYLAAQVALREALAGLGAEELGRRGAALPLGSLTAAVDAVAREVGIEVREVVVKDVVLPGELRSAALELVAARSRGAAQLEAARAESAALRSLANGARLLESHPALARIRLVQSAPPGSTVVLRLDGPDDVGTVAAGEG
- a CDS encoding ATP-dependent Clp protease ATP-binding subunit, whose translation is MFERFTDRARRVVVLAQEEARGLNHNYIGTEHILLGLIHEGEGVASKALESLGISLEAVREQVQEIIGQGQQAPTGHIPFTPRAKKVLELSLREALQLGHNYIGTEHILLGLIREGEGVAAQVLVKLGADLSRVRQQVIQLISGYQGGKEGASSGPGATQGGPAEGTPAGSLVLDQFGRNLTQAAREGKLDPVIGREKEIERVMQVLSRRTKNNPVLIGEPGVGKTAVVEGLAQDIVKGEVPETLKDKQLYTLDLGALVAGSRYRGDFEERLKKVLKEIRTRGDIVLFIDEIHTLVGAGAAEGAIDAASILKPMLARGELQVIGATTLDEYRKHIEKDAALERRFQPIQVAEPTLAHAIEILKGLRDRYEAHHRVSITDAALVAAANMADRYVNDRFLPDKAIDLIDEAGARLRIRRMTAPPDLREFDEKIAAVVREKESAIDGQDFEKAARLRDDEKNLRNEKAKREAEWKSGDMDVIAEVDEELIAEVLAASTGIPVFKLTEEESSRLLHMEDELHKRVVGMDEAIKSLSQAIRRTRAGLKDPRRPGGSFIFAGPTGVGKTELAKTLAEFLFGDEDSLIQLDMSEYSEKHTVSRLFGSPPGYVGYEEGGQLTEKVRRKPFSVVLFDEVEKAHPEIFNSLLQVLEDGRLTDSQGRMVDFKNTVIIMTTNLGTRDISKGTLGFSAGPDTRSDYDRMKAKVTDELKQHFRPEFLNRVDDTIVFPQLSQSEIVQIVDLEIAKLDKRLKDKDMGMELTPAAKNLLATKGYDPVLGARPLRRTIQREIEDVLSEKILFGELKAGEIVAVDATGEEKDATFTFQGTPHSRGIELPIVAAEVSEA
- a CDS encoding A/G-specific adenine glycosylase; translation: MAAPVSVLHERVLTWFDAHRRVLPWRDGRTDAWGVLVSEIMLQQTPVVRVEPVWRAWMERWPTPAALAAETPGEVVRAWGRLGYPRRALRLREAAVAVVREHDGRVPDTEEALRGLPGVGSYTAAAVAAFAHGRRTVVVDTNVRRVLARAVQGRAHAAPALTAADTRLATATVPADVATSVRWNVAVMELGAVVCRARGPRCPECPLLDVCAWVAAGSPPDDGPPRRGQAWHGTDRQVRGALVQVLRETSRSVPRDDLVGRALEAAGLDPARHREQADRCLAGLVEDGLVEPVRGGRFRLPA
- the ligD gene encoding non-homologous end-joining DNA ligase, coding for MRPMLATAADAPPRGPEWVHEVKWDGMRVLVDVRGGRVVVTSRTERDVTAAFPELDGLAGTYDDLLLDGEVVAMDEGRPSFHALTERMHVTQRRKAETLAATRPVTLIVFDLLRLFEQDLTGQPWTTRRRLLEELDLTGRSWQVPEVHDDGDVLLRVTDEQGLEGVVSKRRSARYLTGRRSPDWRKVAHRRTYSVLVGGWRPEAGSGASSADRLGAVLVGLPDGEGGWRYAGRVGSGLAGAAGEALLRRLRPLESDTPPFADEVPRIDASGATWVRPALVVEVRTLMLTADHRLRQPTYLGVRHDLTPAELQEVEDGG